Proteins encoded together in one Poecile atricapillus isolate bPoeAtr1 chromosome 15, bPoeAtr1.hap1, whole genome shotgun sequence window:
- the DPM1 gene encoding dolichol-phosphate mannosyltransferase subunit 1, which translates to MARGPERVSVLLPTYNERDNLPLVVWLLQRTFTDSGIDFEIIIVDDGSPDGTQEVARQLEKIYGSDKILLRPRARKLGLGTAYIHGMKYATGNFIVIMDADLSHHPKFIPEFIRKQKEGNFDIVSGTRYKGNGGVYGWDLKRKLISRGANFLTQVLLRPGASDLTGSFRLYRKEVLEKLMEKCVSKGYVFQMEMIVRARQLGFTIGEVPISFVDRVYGESKLGGNEIVSFLKGLLTLFATT; encoded by the exons ATGGCGCGGGGCCCCGAGCGCGTCTCCGTGCTGCTGCCCACCTACAACGAGCGCGACAACCTGCCCCTCGTCGTGTGGCTGCTGCAGCGCACCTTCACCGACAG TGGCATCGATTTTGAAATTATCATCGTAGATGATGGAAGCCCGGATGGCACACAGGAAGTTGCTCGgcaactggaaaaaatatatggatCAGATAAAATA CTTCTGAGACCCAGAGCAAGGAAGTTGGGACTGG GCACTGCTTACATCCATGGAATGAAGTATGCCACTGGGAATTTCATCGTTATTATGGATGCTGACCTCTCCCACCAC CCAAAATTTATTCCAGAGTTTATCAG aaagcagaaagaaggcAATTTTGATATTGTATCTGGAACAAGATATAAAGGAAATGGAGGAGTGTATGGCTGGGATTTGAAAAGAAAGTTAATCAG TCGTGGAGCCAATTTTCTGACTCAGGTCTTGCTGAGACCGGGGGCATCAGATCTGACAGGGAGTTTCAG GTTGTACAGAAAAGAAGTCTTAGAGAAGCTGATGGAGAAGTGTGTTTCCAAAGGATACGTCTTCCAGATGGAGATGATTGTCCGGGCTAGGCAGTTGGGATTCACCATTGGAGAG GTTCCCATCTCGTTTGTGGACCGTGTCTATGGAGAATCCAAACTGGGAGGCAATGAAATTGTCTCCTTCCTAAAGGGGCTCTTGACCTTGTTTGCTACAACCTGA
- the MOCS3 gene encoding adenylyltransferase and sulfurtransferase MOCS3 produces MAGAAAARLRAEIRRRERELRGLRERLAAELARGDAAEQEEDGEREQEEGARGPRQLPAAEPARGDAGDAEDEDGARGPRHPPAAEPERGDSGDADEEDEDDDAKDGEGALGFPAELPPLPARSALSAAEILRYSRQLVLPELGVRGQLRLARSSVLVVGCGGLGCPLAQYLAAAGVGRLGLVDHDVVETSNLQRQVLHGEARRGRPKARSAAAALRRLNSAVQYVPYRGTLRPRSALSLVRQYDIVADCSDNVPTRYLVSDACVLAGKPLVSGSALRLEGQLVVYNHGGGPCYRCLFPEPPPPDAVTNCADGGVLGVVTGIIGCMQALEVLKIASGMGSSFSRCMLMFDALEGRFRNIKLRPRRADCAACGDSPSITCLQDYEAFCGSFATDKCRSLRLLPSGDRISVQRYKELLDARLPHLLLDVRPQVEVEICRLEHALHIPLRKLQEKDEESLRRLQKRISEEKQRTDDQTSLPVYVVCKLGNDSQKAVKILQELPAKEFGSVLVKDIKGGLMAWATKIDSTFPQY; encoded by the coding sequence ATGGCGGGCGCGGCGGCAGCGCGGCTCCGGGCCGAGATCCGCCGGCGGGAGCGGGAGCTGCGcgggctgcgggagcggctggcGGCCGAGCTGGCGCGGGGGGACGCGGCCGAGCAGGAGGAGGACGGAGAgcgggagcaggaggagggagccCGCGGGCCGCGGCAGCTCCCGGCGGCCGAGCCGGCGCGGGGGGACGCGGGGGATGCCGAGGATGAGGACGGAGCCCGCGGGCCGCGGCATCCCCCGGCGGCCGAGCCGGAGCGGGGGGACTCGGGGGATGCCGacgaggaggatgaggatgatgacgCCAAGGATGGGGAGGGAGCCCTGGGCTTCCCCGCGGagctgccgccgctgccggcgCGCTCGGCGCTGAGCGCGGCCGAGATCCTGCGCTACAGCCGGCAGCTGGTGCTGCCCGAGCTGGGCGTGCGGGGACAGCTGCGCCTGGCGCGGAGCTCCGTGCTCGTGGTGGGCTGCGGCGGGCTGGGCTGCCCGCTCGCTCAGTACCTGGCGGCGGCCGGCGTGGGCCGCCTGGGGCTGGTGGATCACGACGTGGTGGAGACGAGTAACCTGCAGCGGCAGGTGCTGCACGGCGAGGCGCGGCGCGGCCGGCCCAAGGCGCGCTCGGCGGCCGCGGCGCTGCGGCGGCTGAACTCGGCCGTGCAGTACGTGCCGTACCGGGGAACGCTGCGGCCGCGCTCCGCGCTCAGCCTCGTGCGCCAGTACGACATCGTGGCCGACTGCTCCGACAACGTCCCCACCCGCTACCTGGTGAGCGATGCCTGCGTGCTGGCCGGCAAGCCGCTGGTGTCCGGCAGCGCCCTGCGCCTCGAGGGGCAGCTCGTGGTGTACAACCACGGCGGAGGGCCCTGCTACCGCTGCCTGTTCCCCGAGCCGCCCCCGCCAGACGCCGTCACCAACTGCGCCGATGGCGGAGTGCTGGGCGTCGTCACCGGCATCATCGGCTGCATGCAGGCGCTGGAGGTGCTGAAGATCGCCTCGGGAATGGGCTCCTCCTTCAGCCGCTGCATGCTGATGTTCGACGCCCTGGAGGGGAGGTTCCGCAACATCAAGCTGCGGCCGAGGAGAGCGGACTGTGCGGCGTgcggggacagccccagcaTCACCTGCCTGCAGGACTACGAGGCGTTCTGCGGCTCCTTCGCCACCGACAAGTGCCGGAGCTTGCGGCTGCTGCCCAGCGGGGACAGGATCTCCGTGCAGCGCtacaaggagctgctggatgcGCGGCTCCCGCATCTGCTGCTGGATGTGCGGCCGCAGGTGGAGGTGGAGATCTGCCGCCTGGAACACGCTCTGCACATCCCGCTCAGGAAACTGCAGGAGAAAGATGAGGAATCTCTGCGGCGTTTGCAAAAAAGAATTAGCGAAGAGAAGCAGAGAACTGATGACCAGACCTCTCTCCCTGTATATGTTGTTTGCAAGTTAGGAAACGATTCCCAGAAGGCTGTAAAAATTCTGCAGGAGTTACCTGCCAAAGAATTCGGTTCTGTGTTGGTTAAGGATATTAAAGGGGGGCTCATGGCTTGGGCCACTAAAATTGACTCGACCTTTCCTCAGTACTAG
- the KCNG1 gene encoding potassium voltage-gated channel subfamily G member 1 gives MTLMPGENSDYDYSALSCTSDASFNHTFFPESETLKGVFYQRARLIHPQEDLLKGFHPDDRKRHIIINVGGIKYLLPWTTLDEFPLTRLGQLKFCTNFDDILNICDDYDVTCNEFFFDRNPGAFRTILTFLRVGKLRLLREMCALSFQEELLYWGIEEDNLDWCCKRRYLQKMEELTEINEREDDLLENETTGETVEETKIGLCMRKLQDMVERPQSGLPGKVFACLSVLFVTITAVNLSISTMPDLREEEEKGECSQMCYNIFIVESVCVAWFSLEFLLRFIQAKSKFSFLRRPLTLIDIIAILPYYITLLVDTGSEGSKKPSSGNIYLDKVGLVLRILRALRILYVMRLARHSLGLQTLGLTARRCTREFGLLLLFLCVAIALFAPLLYVIENEMADSQEFTSIPACYWWAVITMTTVGYGDMVPRSIPGQVVALSSILSGILLMAFPVTSIFHTFSRSYLELKQEQERIMYRRAQFLLKAKSQMSNESQGSEVLFTTLSSEARDNE, from the exons ATGACTCTTATGCCTGGAGAAAATTCCGACTATGACTATAGTGCCCTGAGCTGTACTTCAGATGCTTCCTTCAACCACACTTTCTTTCCAGAATCTGAAACCCTCAAGGGAGTGTTTTACCAAAGAGCCAGGCTAATCCACCCTCAGGAGGATCTCCTCAAAGGCTTCCACCCCGACGACCGCAAGCGTCACATAATTATCAACGTGGGGGGCATCAAGTACCTGCTCCCCTGGACCACGCTGGATGAGTTCCCCCTGACACGTCTGGGACAGCTCAAGTTCTGCACTAATTTTGACGACATTCTGAACATCTGTGACGATTACGATGTGACGTGCAATGAATTCTTCTTCGACCGCAACCCGGGGGCGTTCAGGACCATCCTGACCTTCCTGCGGGTGGGCAAACTCCGGCTCTTGCGGGAGATGTGTGCGCTGTCCTTCCAAGAGGAGCTGCTCTACTGGGGCATTGAGGAAGACAACTTGGACTGGTGTTGTAAAAGGAGATACCTGCAAAAAATGGAGGAGCTCACAGAGATTAATGAACGGGAGGATGACCTCCtagaaaatgaaacaacagGTGAAACAGTAGAGGAGACAAAAATTGGTTTGTGCATGAGAAAGTTGCAAGACATGGTGGAAAGGCCCCAGTCTGGCCTTCCTGGAAAGGTGTTTGCgtgtttgtctgttttgtttgtAACTATTACAGCAGTGAACTTATCCATCAGCACCATGCCTGACctgagggaggaggaggaaaag GGTGAGTGTTCCCAGATGTGCTACAATATTTTCATTGTGGAGTCTGTGTGTGTGGCATGGTTCTCCCTGGAGTTCCTGCTCAGATTCATCCAGGCCAAGAGCAAGTTCTCCTTCCTGCGGAGGCCCCTGACGCTGATAGACATAATCGCCATCCTGCCCTACTACATCACCCTGCTGGTGGACACGGGCTCCGAGGGCTCCAAGAAGCCCAGCTCGGGCAACATCTACCTGGACAAGGTGGGGCTGGTGCTGCGGATCCTGCGGGCGCTGCGCATCCTGTACGTGATGCGGCTGGCGCGGCACTCGCTGGGGCTGCAGACGCTGGGGCTGACGGCGCGGCGCTGCACGCGCGAGTtcgggctgctgctgctcttcctctgcGTGGCCATCGCGCTCTTCGCGCCCCTGCTCTACGTCATCGAGAACGAGATGGCCGACTCGCAGGAGTTCACCAGCATCCCCGCCTGCTACTGGTGGGCCGTCATCACCATGACCACCGTGGGCTACGGGGACATGGTGCCCAGGAGCATCCCCGGGCAGGTGGTGGCCCTGAGCAGCATCCTGAGCGGCATCCTCCTCATGGCCTTCCCGGTCACCTCCATCTTCCACACCTTCTCCCGCTCCTACCTGGAGCTGAAGCAAGAGCAGGAGAGGATCATGTACAGGAGAGCACAGTTCCTGCTGAAAGCCAAGTCTCAGATGAGCAATGAGTCACAAGGCAGCGAGGTTTTGTTCACCACTCTCTCTTCCGAGGCTAGGGACAACGAATGA